In Gammaproteobacteria bacterium, the genomic window CCAGCAAATTTACCGTCAAACTGGTTTCTTCTGCGGCTTCACGAATGGCGGCCTCGGCCACCGTTTCGCCACGGTCCACAAACCCGCCCGGGAACGCCAGCCCTGGTGGCGAATATTTCCGGCGAATCAAAACAATCGGGTGGCCGGGTCGATCGACCAGCTCGATGATAATATCAACTGTCAACAGCGGTGTTTGCCGAGTTGCCATCTGGTTACCCCTGTAAATTCACCAACAATTCACACTTCTCCCCGGCCTGCTCCCGGGAAATGGTTTAAACTCTGTTTGCGAGCAGATTTCCGTTCACCATCAAGAGAACCCGGAGACACTGTAAACCATGGCCCATGGACTTGTTGAATTGCCCTGGTGGGGCTACCTTATCACCTTGCTGGTAATGACTCATATCACCATAGCGGGTGTAACCATCTATCTCCATCGACACCAGGCCCATCGCGCCCTGGGTCTTCATCCGCTGATCAGCCATTTCTTCCGCTTCTGGCTGTGGCTTACCACGGCCATTGTCACAAGGGAATGGGCCGCCATTCATCGCAAACATCACGCAAAATGCGAGACAGTCGATGACCCTCACAGCCCGAAAATACTTGGTATCCGGAAAGTTCTGTGGGACGGCATTTCGCTTTACCGCAGCGAACAAAAGAATGAAGAAACCATCAGGCGCTACGGTCATGGCACCCCGGATGACTGGATTGAGCATCACCTGTATACCCGCTATCGCGATGCCGGCATTGTAATCATGCTGATCATTAATTTATTGATGTTCGGGCCAATCGGGCTGAGCATCTGGGCAATACAAATGGCCTGGATACCGTTTTTTGCCGCGGGCGTCATTAACGGGCTTGGCCATCATGGCGGGTACAGAAACTTCGAATCGCCCGATGCGTCTACCAACCTGTTACCCCTCGGTCTCCTGATCGGCGGTGAAGAGCTGCACAACAATCACCACGCGTTTCCGGCGTCCGCCAAACTCTCCGTCAAGTGGTGGGAATTCGATATCGGCTGGATGTATATCTGCCTGCTGAAACTGGCGGGACTTGCTTCAATCAAACGGACAGTTCCGAAACCGCGATTTGATTTTGCAAAAACAGTCATTGATTCTGAAACCGCCAAGGCCATCATAACCAATCGTTTCCAGATCATGGCCCGCTTCGCCAAAGAGGTTTTGCGGCATGTGCACAAGGAAGAATTGCAAAAGGCTGACCGAAACGATCGCAAGACATGGCTTTCACTGAAGCACGCGCGCAAATTGATGACGCGCGAACAAAGCCTCCTGGACGAACGCAGTCGCGCAATACTGAGGCAAGCCCTCGAGCAATATCATAACCTGCGCACGGTCTATACGATGAAACAAAAACTCCAGCATATCTGGGACCGGTCGGCGACCACGCAGGAACATCTCATGCAGGCGATAGAAGACTGGTGCAAACAGGCGGAAGCTACAAGAATCGCTGTGCTGGGTGAATTTGCCGCCCGACTACGTGCTTGCACCATGGGGCCCGTGCAGAAGCAACCTTCAGCCTGCTAGATCATTTGCCTGATTCGATCATGCAACGGGCTGGTCCGGGGGAAATGTGCCAACAGGAATTCCATCTGATCTGCCAGCACGCGCTTTCCCTGCAAGTAGACATACTCTGCGTGTGTTGGCACAAACGGAACTGCCAATAACTCCATTCCTGCCTGTTCGGGTGTACGACCAGCCTTGTGATTATTGCAGCGTTTGCATGCAGTAATAACATTGCTCCAGCGGTCCACGCCACCCTTGCTCAGCGGAATAATATGGTCTCTCGACAACTCGCGATCCTGAAAACGACTACCGCAATACATGCAAATATACCCGTCCCGGGCAAACAGCGTGGAATTATTCAGAGGGGGCGTGTAGTGATGTCGCGATTTCAACCATGAGTTTTGCTGCCCATTGGTTGCTATAATTGAATTCACCGAGATAACGCTGCGTTTCCCGGTAACGGCATTGTATCCGCCGTGCACCGTATACAGAATCGCGCCGAAGGCGTAAGCCATTTGCCCTGAGTAACAGATTCTCACCGCTTCCTGATAATCAATCCAGCCAAGAGGCATGCCGGCGGCATCAGTCCTTAAAACCTGTTGATTAAGTTCAGGCACAGCTTGATCCTCACCCGTAGCACAGGAGTATACAAGTGCACCATTTATCCCATAAATTCATAATCTTGTACAGGCACAAAAAACTTGCCCCTGAATCCGATATCACCTAGCATGATTGTTTTCACAGCCTGAACCTGCAATGACGTGTCTTGACGAACTCATCCAATTTTATCGCCTGCTCTGCAAGCATCGGCTTAACGACTCTCATAGCGGTAATGCCTCGATTTCCGATGCCCATGGTATGTGGATTACGCCGACAGGCGCCTGCGCTGAAACCGTAACAAAAAGCGACCTGGTTTACTGTCCGCATAACCAGTCCATTCCGGATAATGCTTCCCGGGACTCCATGCTGCATCGCGCCATCTACTCAACGCGGCCAGACGCCAGGGTTGTATTGCATGCTCATCCTTCACATGCTCTCGCGTTGACACTTAACGGCCTGGATTTCACACCTGAAGATTTTGAAGGCAACCTCTATTTCGGCACCGTGCCTGTCGTGAGCATCAACTATGACACCTGGTTTTCGGATTCAGCGGAAAAAATCAGCAAGGCCCTGCTCGACAACAATATTGTGATAGCACGCGGACATGGCGTTTACAGCTGCAGTGATTCCATGGAACAGGCGTTCAAATGGATAAGCTCGCTGGAATCCAGCGCACACATTGCCGCAATCGAACAGGCATTGACAAAAAACCCTGACGGCTGATACGGACCCGGAACCCGATTACCCGTCACGGACGGGGCCCTGCATCATTCTCCAGGATTACCCCACCGGGCTGCCGGGCCGGTACTGCTGCTCGCCAACTCCGGGCGGGAAGGCCTGAATATCAAGAACCTGGCGAAGGACGGCAATACCACCTGCTCAACTATTTCACTAGCGAGACGTTTGAGCACGGATCCGGCAGTGAACAGGACTTTCTGATGAAAGTCACACTCCTTCCCGGCATGACAGCGGCCATGGCGAAATCCATAACAGGAGGTCCAACTGCATCCCGAATGCTGGACGGTTTTGAGCAACACCACAGCTTTACCGGAAACCATGTGCGTAACCGGCCAAGCTATCAGCCACATCCATTGTTTCGGGCACTTCAGCTGGCACAGGTATAGCGAACATTCGCCGGTCCCGAAATCGAAAAACTTTCTCTTCTTGCCACGCGTTTGCTGGTACAGGACAACCAGGCAGAAGAGGCGATCCGGATTTTTACCCGAACCGGGCGATAGGATTTGTTTGTTCCGCTGGTGTGTGCGCATGCCAAAATTTTTGCTAACCCAGGGTCGTAGCCAAATCTTGCTTTCATGGATCAGGCAAGCGCCTGCGGATCTCGTTTTCCGGAATCCGTGACTGCTCTACCGGCAGGCTGCTGCAACATTCCCCTTTAGCCTGATAGGCGCGTTCGCTGCTGATTCAATCTCACGAGTTAATTCGTGAATACGCGAACGCGAATGGTATTTATTTGTCCCGGGGCACCGATATCAGTATCAACACTGTCGGCAATATCTATATGACCCGGGATACCTGCTGCGGACCCCCGGTTATAGCTTATGAAGTAGCAGTAGAAAAATTCAGTCCGGCCGTAACCCTGCTGGTCACTACTCAGCCAATCTTAAACAGCACCAGTCCGCGCCAGACCACAATCATTGCGCCCGCCAACAATATAGATCAATCAAACTGTTTTCGAACCGGGAACAAGAATACGGGCACGACCGCAAATACCATGTTAAGCAACACATGGCCAGCACCCGCGTACACCCGGAGTTCACTGAACAAGCGCCACCATTGTCCGGAGGCCACAGCCGATCGATCAAATTGCAGAACGGACAAGGCATATGGCGAAACAAGCTGAAGCACCAGCATGATTACGACAAGCGCGGCAACAAACTGCAATGACTGGTTGTGTATTGCGAATTTCGTGATCCGGGTATTATCACTGATATGTTTCTGCAGACAAGAAAAAACCGGTCACGATGGGCCGGTTTTATTTCCTCGACAATATAAAATTGTCTCAGGGGCGATACATGATATTCAGCGAAACCGACTCAACATCGTCACGGTCTGTGTAGGTCAAACGTGCACCGATATTCTTGTGGAACCAGTAGCCCACACCGACGCCACCAAAGCGACCGCGTGCGCCCTGATCGCCCTGGCCGTAACCCAGGCGCAGCATCAGGTCCAGGTTCTTGACCGGAGAATAATCGATAACCGCAGCCGCCCAGTTCGACCGGATTTCCAGATCAGGATAAACAGGAATGCCTGCGATAAAGACCGTGTTTTCGAAGGTGCCGCTATTGAAGATACCTGCTTCTACCATCAGCTTGAACTGATCAAAACCCATTCCCAGATCATAACCGGCAAACACTTCGTACCCGAGGGCTTCGTCTTCCCAGATATCAAACGGATTTTCTTTCAAGCGGTTTTGGCTGGGACCGGCGCCAAAATACAGTCGACTGGCGCTAAAAGCATCCGGTTTGACATCGACATTGGACTTGTTTGCGGCCATGGCAGAGCCTGCAGCCAGCAGGCCGCCCATTGCCAGAAACATCATTACCTTCTTCATGTGAGTGCTCCCTAGTAATACATTTATCGGAATAGTACAGAATAGTTACCTTACCGTGTGATTGTGTATATGAAATTAGTTTATAGCCAGCCCGTTTGCAACCTCCCCTCCGGCCGTAAACGACTTTTATCGGCTATAAAACAAGCATAAAACAGGCACGAAAAAACCCGGCAAGTGCCGGGCTTTCAGTACAACCAAAACGATGCCAAAAGGTTCGTCTTATTTGATCTTGGCTTCCTTGTACATCACGTGCTTGCGTACCCGGGGATCGAATTTCTTCACTTCCATCTTTTCAGGGTGCTGACGCTTGTTCTTGGTGGTGGTGTAAAAGTGACCGGTACCGGCACTGGAAACCAACTTGATCTTTTCGCGAATCGCTGCCATGTCAGTTCTCCTTAAACCTTCTCGCCACGGGCGCGCATGTCTTTCAACACGACGTCAATACCGACCTTGTCAATGGTACGCAGGCCCTGCTGCGATACACGCAGACGCACCCAGCGCTTTTCGCTTTCCACCCACAGGCGACGGTAATGCAGGTTCGGCAGGAACCGGCGACGGGTTTTATTGTTGGCATGGGAAACGTTATTGCCGCTCATGGGGCTTTTCCCTGTTACCTGGCAAACCTTGGACATGATTGTCTCCAAAATCCAGCGGAATTAGTTCAAAAGTGGGCGGCTTTATACCAGAATCCCCGGGCGCTGGCTAGCCCCGGTGACGCCATTTTTACCGATTCCGCCCGAAACCGCCCGGCCCGGGTCAAATCAGGCCGCGCTCAGCAAAGGAAACGATCTCGCCATCGCCGATGACAAAGTGGTCCAGTACCCGCACATCCACATGGCTCAGTACGTCAGCCAGTCGGCGCGTCAGGCTCTCATCGGCCCGGCTGGGCTCAGCTACCCCCGACGGGTGGTTGTGCACCAGGATCACGGCACCGGCGTTGTGGGCCAGGGCCCGCCGCAGCACCTCGCGCGGGTATACCGACGCCCCGTTCAGCGTCCCCTGGAACAGTTCCTCGAATGCCAACACCCGGTTTCGGTTATCCAGGAACAATACGCAGAATACTTCCTGGAGCCGATCCCGGAGATGGGCCAAAAGCCACTCCCGGGTCTGCTCAGGCGAGGTCAGGGTCTCGCCACGCATCACCCGCTCACCCAGGTGGCGCCGGCTCATTTCCAGCGATGCCTGCAGCTGGGCGAACTTGGCGTTGCCCATACCCGGAAAGGCGCAGAATTCGGACTGGTTTGCTGCCAGCAAGCCACGCAGGCCACCGTACTCGACCAGCAACTCCCGCGCCAGGTCCAGCGCGGTTTTGCCAGGCAACCCGGTTCTCAGGAATATCGCCAGTAACTCGGCATCAGACAGGGCCGCAGGCCCCTTGGATAACAATTTTTCGCGCGGCCGCTCTTCGGCCGGCCAATCGGTAATTGCCATAACACCTCCCTGTTCCCGGCACGCATGGCGACGTGCTCATTTCTGACAGCAGGACATCCTTGCCCCGGCCCTTATACTACATCAACAAAAACCCGCAGCGACACACCGCCGCTGCCGGAATCCGCTCAGAGTTTTTTCCAGTTGCGAATGAAATAACCCACGAGCAGGCATAGCGCGCCCACGGTCGCCCACGCCTGGTTCACATCCGCGTAATAGATAACACCGCTGCCCGCCTTGAAGGCCAACAGGTTGTAGCTCGCCAAACCGGCGCCAATCGTGGTGAAGAAAACGTAGGCCAGCTTGCCGCCAACCTTGTTCAGATCAATATTCATTAGGTTCCTCGTTACAGTGGGTGCAAATAGCGAGATTATAGATTCAAAAACCGGGCTGTCTATCGCGCGCCTACCCTGGATCAAACCACCCGAAAAAGGTGCCGCGCCAAGCCACATAACGTACACTTCCGGCCATGAATCGATTGCTTGGTAAACAAATCCTGGTGGGCGTAACCGGCGGCATCGCCGCCTACAAGGCCGCCGAACTGGTGCGCAACCTGAAGAAGGCCGGCGCCGAGGTGCGCGTCATCATGACCCGTGGCGCGCAGGAGTTTGTCACCGATCTCACTTTCCAGGCCCTGTCCGGCCATCCCGTGTATCGTGACCTGCTGAATACCGAGGCCGAAGCCGGCATGGGTCATATTGAGCTGGCACGTTGGGCCGATGCCTTGCTGGTCGCACCGGCCACGGCTGATTTTATTGCCCGCCTCCACGCCGGTCGTGCCGATGACCTGCTGACAACCGTGGCGCTGGCCACCGAGGCGCCGGTCGCGGTGGCCCCGGCCATGAACCGGGTTATGTGGTCCAACCCGGCCACCCGGGACAATATCGCCGCACTCAAACAAAAAGGCATACATGTCTGGGGACCGGCGGCAGGCGAACAGGCCTGCGGCGAAGTGGGCGAAGGTCGCATGCTTGAACCGGCCGAACTGGCTGACCACCTTGACCGCCTGTTTGCCACCGGCAGTCTCTCCGGCCGCCATGTGGTCATTACAGCAGGTCCCACCTGGGAGGCGCTCGACCCGGTTCGTGGACTGAGCAATCGCAGCTCCGGCAAAATGGGTTATGCCATTGCCCAGGCAGCGCTGGAAGCCGGGGCGTCAGTGACCTTGATCTCCGGACCGGTCGCACTCAAGGCGCCGGGCCGCGCCCGGCTGGTCGAGGTTGAAAGTGCCCGCGATATGCACCAGGCAGTCATGACCCATATTAATGATGCAGACATTTTCATCGGTGTCGCCGCGGTGGCGGACTACCGCCCGGAGACCGTGGCGGACAACAAGATCAAGAAGCATGCCGACGAATTTACGATCAAGCTGGTCAAAAACCCCGATATTCTTGCCGATGTAGCCGCGCTGGCAGATCGGCCTTACACCGTGGGTTTTGCAGCCGAGACCACAAACGTGGAAAATCACGCCCGCGAAAAGCTCGAGCGTAAACACATAGACCTCATCGCCGCCAACCGTGTCGGCAACGGCGAGGGATTTGGGACAGATGATAACCGGTTGACGTTGATTGATCGTGACGGCATCGTCGAGCTGCCGCAGCAATCCAAGGCACAACTGGCACGACAACTTATAAACCACATCACTGTTAAATATCATGCACAAAGTACAACTGAAGATTCTCGACAAACGCATCGGCAATGAATTTCCCATGCCCAGCTATGCCACCGATGGCTCCGCCGGCATCGACCTGCGCGCCTGCGTGGATGAGCATGTTCATGTCGACCCGGGTGATACCCACCTGATCCCGACCGGCATTGCCATTCACATGGCCGACCCCGGCATGGCAGCAGTACTGTTGCCACGCTCCGGCCTCGGCCACAAGCACGGCATCGTCCTGGGCAACCTGGTCGGCCTCATTGATTCCGATTACCAGGGCCAGGTGTTTGTCTCGGTATGGAATCGCGGCAGTGAACATTTCAGCATTGAACCCGGTGATCGTATTTGCCAAATGGTGTTCGTGCCGGTCATCCAGGCCGAATTCCATGTTGTTGATGAATTCGATGAAAGCGATCGCGGTGACGGCGGCTTTGGCCACACCGGGAAAAAATAATTCCAGTCAAACATTGCCGTGATACGGCGATCACTCCAGGCAGCAAGGCAGTATGAACAAGCAGGTACCGGCCGAAATTTTCAAGGCCTATGATATTCGCGGCATAGTCGGCAAGACACTCGACAAGGACATTGCCTACCAGATCGGTCGCGCCTTCGGCAGCGAAGCCATTGAAGCGGGCATGAAGGTGGTGGTTATCGGTCGTGATGGCCGCATCTCCGGGCCTGACATGGCCGAAGCACTGACCGGCGGACTCATGGACAGCGGTTGCCGGGTCATGGACATTGGCATGGTGCCAACACCGGTGTTGTATTTCGCCACGCACCACCTGGGCACACAAACCGGCATCAGCATTACCGGCAGCCACAACCCTACCGACTACAACGGCTTCAAGATGGTCATTGCCGGTGAAACCCTGGCGCAGGAACGCATCCAGCTGCTGCGTCAACGCATCGAGAACCAGGATTTCACCAGCGGCAAGGGCATGTTACTGCAGGCCGACGTTCGCGATGCCTACCTGGATCGCATACTGGGTGACATCAAGCTGGCACGGCCGCTGTCCATAGCGGTGGACTGTGGCAATGGCGTTGCCGGTGAATGGGCGCCGATCCTGTTTGAAAAACTGGGTTGCGACATTACCCGGCTGTACTGCGATGTCGATGGCACCTTTCCCAATCATCATCCCGATCCAAGCCAGGCCAGGAACCTTGAAGATGTTATCTCTATCGTCAAGCAGGCCAACCTGGATCTCGGCCTGGCATTTGACGGCGACGGTGATCGTGTCGGCGTCGTCACCAGGAACGGTGACATCATCTGGCCCGACCGTATCATGCAACTGTTTGCCCAGGACGTACTGTCCCGCAATCCCGGTGGCGAAATCATTTACGATGTTAAATGTTCACGCAAGTTGCACGAGGCCATCGAAAAATCCGGCGGCAAGGCAACCATGTGGAAGACCGGTCATTCACTGATCAAGGCCAAGCTCAAGGAAACCGGCGCCCTGCTCGCCGGTGAAATGAGCGGTCATATCTTCTTCAAGGAACGCTGGTACGGCTTCGATGACGCCATGTACGCAGCGGCACGACTCCTGGAAATCCTGTCGCAACAGGATCGGCCACCTGCCGAGGTATTCGCGGCACTGCCGGATACCGTTAACACACCCGAACTGCAAATCGCTTTTGAAGAAGGTGAACATCACAAGGCCATTGAAGAACTGGTGGCGGCTGCAGATTTCAGTGACGCGCGTGTCAGCACTATCGATGGCTTGCGCGTGGATTTTGAAGACGGCTTTGGTCTCGTGCGCGCATCCAATACCACGCCGGTATGGGTGCTGCGATTCGAGGCTGACAACGATGCAGCACTGGCGCGCATACAGGAACGCTTCAGCAGGCTGATCAAGCAAATCCGGCCGGAAGCCAGGTTGCCGTACTAGGTTTATCTTTTACACAGGGGAAGCGTCATGTCCTTTCTGCTCATGCTCCATGTACTCGCCGCCGTCATCTGGGTAGGCGGAATGTTTTTCGCGCACCAGGTTACGCGCCCGGCAGCGCTGGTACTGGAACCGCCACTGCGGCTGACCTTGTGGGCCAACCAGTTCTCGCGGTTCTTTCCCATTGTCTGGGCCTGCGTGATTATCCTGCCGGCGACCGGCTACGTGGTCATCTTCAATAACTTCGGCGGCTTTGCCAATGCCACGCTGTACATTCACTTCATGCACATTGTCGGCTGGCTGATGATCGCGGTTTTCCTGCATGTCTTCTTTGCGCCGTACAAGCGCCTGCGCCAGGCGGTGGCAAACCAGGACTGGCCGGAAGGCGGCAAGCAACTGGCGACCATTCGCAAGCTCATTGGCCTTAATATCATTCTCGGCCTGGCCGTCATCGCCGTGGCATCTGCCGGCACCTCGGGCGCCATGTGGCTGAACCGGGTCCTGTGAGTAACGCCACCCTCAAGCTGAAGAAGCGTGAAGACCGGCGATTGCGCGCCGGTCACGGCTGGATATTCAGCAACGAAATTGATACCAAGGTCACGCCGCTCAAGGGCCTGGTAGCCGGTGAATCCGTCAACATCGTCAGCGACAGCGGCCAGTTGCTCGGCAGCGCCTACGTCAACCCGGCGTCATTGATATGCGCACGCATGATCAGTCGCCACGCCAACAAGACACTGGATCGCGCCCTGCTTCAGGAACGCATCCAGCGTGCCCACGGTTTGCGTGATCAGCTGTATGCCACCGGTCACTACCGGCTGGTTTATGGCGACAGCGATTTCCTGCCGGGACTCGTGATCGATCGCTTTGATGACGTACTGGTTGTGCAGAGCTCTACTGCCGGTATCGATGTTGTCATGGATGACGTCAAGGATGTTTTGACAGAACTGTTCGACCCGGAAGCGATTATCCTGCGCAACGACAGTGGCGCCCGCGACCTGGAAAACCTTGAACGTTACACCCGTGTCATACACGGCGACATGCCGGACAAGCTCAGGATAGAAGAAAACGGCCTGCGCTTTGAAGTCCCGACCACCGACAGCCAGAAGACCGGCTGGTTTTATGATCAACAGGACAACCGTCGTCGGCTGAATCGATACGTTGCCGGCAAGAGCGTGCTCGATGTCTTCAGCTACGCCGGTGGCTGGGGCATACATGCCGCCCACTATGGCGCCCGGGATGTTGCCTGTGTTGATGCGTCCGAAGCCGCGCTGGAATCGGTCAAGCGCAACGCCGAGCTCAACAGCCTCGACAGTTTTGTTCGAACCATCAAAGGTGATGCCTTTGAAGTGCTCAAGCATCTGAAAGAAAGCGGCGAGATGTTTGATGTGGTCATTCTTGATCCGCCCGCCTTCATCAAGCGCAAGAAGGACATGGACTCCGGCAGTATTGCCTACGAACGTCTGAACAAGGCCGGCCTGCAACTGGTCAACGATGGCGGCGTGCTGATCTCGTGCTCGTGCTCGCATCACATGAGCGCTGACAACCTGCAACGCGCCATTCTGAAAGCGGCGCAAAAGAGCCGGCATCAGCTGCAGATACTGGAAACCGGTGAACAAGGCCCCGATCACCCGGTACACCCCGCCATCGCTGAAACCCGCTACCTGAAGGCGTTTTATTGCCGGGTGCTGAATACCTAGTCTTTATCCGACTGCGATTCACGGATGAGTCGCTTGATCTCCACTTCACCCAGCGGCTGCTTCCATTTTACCTTCAGGCTTTCGCACCACTCGGTGGCAAAGTCAGGCTGTATTTTGATATTGATGCCCAGGGTAATGAGCATGACTATTAACGCACCACAGCTGGCGAGCAACATGTCCTTGTGCGCATCCCAGATGTCGCCTTGCGTGCCCAGGTAAGCTACACCCAGGTCACCACCAAACAGCTCTGCCGCGCCCCATTCAAACAGTTCAAACATCATCGATGACGCCATGACAAGATCCAGCGGAAAGAAATACGCCCAGAAACCCCTGGCGTCGGCAATACGGCAATACACCTCGCGTACCGGGTAGGCCAGCAACAAGCCGTAGAGAAAATGCACCAGCCGGTCGAAGTGATTGCGCTGCCAACCCATGGCTTCATTGAGACTGAAGCCAAACGCAGACTGAAGAAAGGCGTCATACGGCACCATGGCATAGGTGTAATGCGCGCCCACTTCGTGCAAACACAGGAACAGGAATATCAGCGTGTAGGAAATGCGCGACAAGGGAAAACCTTTTCTTGTCGCAACCAGTGCCACAACGAATATCAGCACCAGCAGGTTTTCCAGCGCCCAGTCCTTGCGATCATAAGGACCGAATGCCAGCAATATAAACTCAAGCGCAAACAGGCTGGTGAGTATTTTAAGGTAATGCCTGCGCCACAAAATCATGGGCTTCTCCCGATACCATGGTTTGCGTTGCCAAGCACCCCGTGCCCGGAGGCCAATTGGCCAAACCTGTCAGACCCAAGACAACCAGGCGCCAAGCCCGGTAATCACAACGGAAACCGGCAGCAGTAAAGCCAACAGCTTGAGCAACCGCATTTGTGCGCTTGCCAGATTTGTACCCGGAACCGATTCCGATTCTGCTTCAAGTGCGCGACGAGCCGGCGGAATCAACGCTACCAGCAGGTTACCGATGAGCATGGCGAGCGGCACCGCACCGATTATTGGCCCCATGGTGGCCATAACGACACCCGCCCCGATGCCATTTTTTAATGTCTGCCCCGGGTGTTGCGCCATGTGCAACGATTCCGCCGCAAACATACCGCTGATCCAGATTGCGCCCAGCAGGAAAACAATGACCGGGATCAGTAACAGGTTCCAGGCATTTTTTCGGCGCTTTGCCCGCGCCCTTGCCTCTTTAATCAACTTCATCACATTCATGACGCATTCACCTTAAACGACACACATCATTCCGCCCTGGACAAGGCAACTATCGCTGCGCCTCAACAAAACCGGGCTAAATCGTGTGCTGCTATCCTGCATTCGGGCACGATTTGACTCGTCGATTCAGTCCTCAAATCAACTCACTAAACGCCCGGCACCTTGCCCTGCACATAGGCCGGGAGCCATTGATACACAACACGGCGTGCCTGGCCCCAGAAGCCGGAAAGCATCAGCAACGACGAACCAATAATAACGCCGACATAGGCAAAGCTGTCCCCGGCCAGGCCGTACATCTCGAACAGCTGGGTTAATGCATACAGAACATAGATCAGCGATGACACCATAAAGGCGCGCCTGTCTATCACCAACGAGACGACAGAAAGCAGAACATACAGCACGACAACGATAACAATCGCCGACACGCCCTGGTTGCCCTTGAGGATACCGAGGTTGGTGAAAATCGGGTGAACGATTAACGGCGCAGCGGCGAGGTGTAACCAGAACGCGACGTCGGATTTGCGGGTAACGCGTTCAACGTCAGCAGAATCCCAGTACATCGCCACGTAAAACACGCCCAGGCCGGCCAGGAATGTGAGCAGGTTGATATGCACCTTGAGCGCCGGAAACACTGACAACATCGCCGCCACCAGGAACACAATCGCCGCCGCCGTCCCGGCCGCGACAGTTATCGGCACCTTGAACCGCTTCCAGTGCAGCCACGTTGCCACCGACGACACCAGCCCGGCAAGCATGATTGCAGGCTCGGACGGTATAACGAATAACGACAACACCAGGGAAAATGTTCCGCCGGCA contains:
- a CDS encoding CopD family protein, which codes for MSFLLMLHVLAAVIWVGGMFFAHQVTRPAALVLEPPLRLTLWANQFSRFFPIVWACVIILPATGYVVIFNNFGGFANATLYIHFMHIVGWLMIAVFLHVFFAPYKRLRQAVANQDWPEGGKQLATIRKLIGLNIILGLAVIAVASAGTSGAMWLNRVL
- a CDS encoding class I SAM-dependent rRNA methyltransferase; this translates as MSNATLKLKKREDRRLRAGHGWIFSNEIDTKVTPLKGLVAGESVNIVSDSGQLLGSAYVNPASLICARMISRHANKTLDRALLQERIQRAHGLRDQLYATGHYRLVYGDSDFLPGLVIDRFDDVLVVQSSTAGIDVVMDDVKDVLTELFDPEAIILRNDSGARDLENLERYTRVIHGDMPDKLRIEENGLRFEVPTTDSQKTGWFYDQQDNRRRLNRYVAGKSVLDVFSYAGGWGIHAAHYGARDVACVDASEAALESVKRNAELNSLDSFVRTIKGDAFEVLKHLKESGEMFDVVILDPPAFIKRKKDMDSGSIAYERLNKAGLQLVNDGGVLISCSCSHHMSADNLQRAILKAAQKSRHQLQILETGEQGPDHPVHPAIAETRYLKAFYCRVLNT
- a CDS encoding DUF2238 domain-containing protein — translated: MILWRRHYLKILTSLFALEFILLAFGPYDRKDWALENLLVLIFVVALVATRKGFPLSRISYTLIFLFLCLHEVGAHYTYAMVPYDAFLQSAFGFSLNEAMGWQRNHFDRLVHFLYGLLLAYPVREVYCRIADARGFWAYFFPLDLVMASSMMFELFEWGAAELFGGDLGVAYLGTQGDIWDAHKDMLLASCGALIVMLITLGINIKIQPDFATEWCESLKVKWKQPLGEVEIKRLIRESQSDKD